Proteins encoded together in one Balearica regulorum gibbericeps isolate bBalReg1 chromosome 3, bBalReg1.pri, whole genome shotgun sequence window:
- the FBXO30 gene encoding F-box only protein 30 encodes MEEHQQHSHCVNCVSRRCMTRPEPGISCDLIGCPLVCGAVFHSCKAEEHRMLCPLERVPCLNSGFGCPFIVARNKIADHLEVCPASVVCCTMEWNRWPVSYADRKSYENLSKDVDEVEQLDMALALQDQRMLLESLKVATMMSKARDRIPESREQTPVKSSAPGAVHSKGLMPVDEESYGALYQATVETTRSLAAALDILNTATRDINMLSSRLCISPHEMKEDTDVKEQASNGIIQDKKSDCEYPDEDNIGAVGGVNFDSPSQNSEMEQNGSSDICYDIEQKHDLNRNFNSSLLCNGFHVENEYSKVLDQHEDLCVSNSKPSSVANGECTTSHDDEALQSCSSFPVTAQLKEVISADHLVNGNVNHVLFPHNANEEEMLERQVEQERLRNIDAFSLLRHRSYKFLVNHYWSTPKEDKAVDTSDLEITEDPMGLQGIDLITAALLFCLGDSPGGRGISESRTVDVYHVDFGTQTFSLPSALLATNTMVGEIASASACDHANPQLSNPSPFQTLGLDLVLEYEARYPTKQRSMFTFVCGQLFRRNEFSSHFKNVHGDIHAGLNGWMEQRCPLAYYGCTYSQRRFCPSTQGAKIIHDRHLRSFGVQPCISTVLVEPAKSCLIGLHNDHLSSLPFEVLQHIASFLDGFSLCQLSRVSRLMRDVCGSLLQARGMVILLWEKRKYPDGSCSWQIKEKVWRFSTAFCTVNEWKFADIVSMADHLKKCSYNAVERREEAVPLPCMCVTRELTKEGRSLRSVLKPVL; translated from the exons ATGGAGGAACATCAACAACATTCACACTGTGTGAACTGTGTCAGCCGTCGTTGTATGACCAGACCAGAACCTGGCATTTCCTGTGATTTGATTGGCTGCCCATTGGTTTGTGGAGCAGTTTTTCACTCGTGTAAAGCTGAGGAACATCGCATGTTATGTCCGCTTGAAAGAGTGCCTTGTTTGAATAGTGGCTTTGGATGTCCCTTCATAGTAGCTCGAAATAAAATTGCTGATCATCTAGAAGTTTGTCCTGCAAGTGTGGTATGTTGTACCATGGAGTGGAATAGATGGCCAGTCAGTTACGCAGACCGAAAATCCTATGAAAATCTGAGTAAGGATGTTGATGAAGTGGAACAGCTAGATATGGCTTTAGCCCTTCAAGACCAGCGCATGTTATTAGAATCACTTAAAGTAGCAACTATGATGTCAAAAGCACGTGATCGGATACCAGAATCCAGAGAGCAAACCCCTGTCAAATCAAGTGCCCCAGGTGCAGTGCATTCAAAAGGTTTGATGCCTGTAGATGAAGAGTCCTATGGTGCACTTTATCAAGCTACTGTAGAAACAACAAGGAGTTTAGCTGCTGCTCTGGATATCCTGAACACTGCTACAAGGGACATTAATATGTTAAGTTCAAGGCTCTGCATTTCACcacatgaaatgaaagaagatacTGACGTTAAAGAACAAGCTTCTAATGGCATTATTCAGGATAAAAAGTCTGACTGTGAATATCCAGATGAAGATAACATAGGAGCAGTTGGGGGAGTGAACTTTGATAGCCCAAGTCAAAATTCAGAAATGGAGCAAAATGGTTCTAGTGATATTTGTTATGATATAGAGCAAAAACATGACTTAAATCGAAACTTTAACTCCTCACTTTTGTGTAATGGCTTTCATGtagaaaatgaatattcaaaGGTGTTGGACCAGCATGAAGATCTTTGTGTATCTAATTCAAAACCATCCAGTGTAGCAAATGGTGAATGTACTACATCTCATGATGATGAAGCATTACAGTCTTGCAGCTCCTTCCCTGTAACAGCACAACTTAAAGAAGTAATATCAGCTGATCACTTAGTTAATGGCAATGTTAATCACGTACTATTTCCCCATAATGCtaatgaagaagaaatgttAGAGAGACAAGTGGAGCAAGAAAGACTGAGAAATATAGATGCGTTTTCACTTTTACGGCATCGGTCATACAAATTCCTTGTTAACCACTATTGGTCTACACCAAAAGAAGACAAAGCTGTTGATACATCAGATTTGGAGATAACAGAAGATCCTATGGGTCTTCAGGGGATTGATCTAATCACTGCAGCTCTTTTGTTTTGCCTAGGAGACTCTCCTGGAGGTAGGGGGATATCAGAAAGTCGCACTGTCGATGTGTACCATGTTGACTTTGGGACCCAGACGTTTTCTCTCCCATCTGCTCTATTGGCCACAAATACAATGGTGGGGGAAATAGCTTCAGCTTCTGCATGTGATCATGCCAACCCACAGCTCTCAAATCCGAGTCCATTCCAGACCCTTGGACTGGATTTGGTATTGGAATATGAGGCTAGATACCCAACAAAACAGCGCTCAATGTTTACATTTGTTTGTGGACAGTTGTTTAGGAGGAATGAATTTTCATCGCATTTTAAGAATGTGCATGGTGACATTCATGCTGGCCTTAATGGCTGGATGGAGCAGAGGTGTCCTTTGGCATATTATGGGTGTACATATTCTCAACGAAGGTTTTGTCCTTCAACACAAGGGGCAAAAATCATTCATGACCGCCACTTACGGTCATTTGGAGTTCAGCCTTGTATATCCACAGTATTAGTAGAACCAGCAAAAAGCTGCCTAATTGGACTACACAATGACCATCTCAGTAGTCTGCCTTTTGAGGTTCTGCAGCACATTGCGAGTTTCCTAGATGGTTTTAGTTTATGTCAGCTTTCAAGAGTGTCACGTTTAATGAGAGATGTGTGTGGAAGCTTGCTTCAAGCACGTGGAATGGTGATACTGctttgggagaagagaaagtaTCCAGATGGAAGTTGTTCTTggcagataaaagaaaaa GTCTGGCGCTTCAGTACAGCCTTCTGTACTGTGAATGAGTGGAAGTTTGCTGACATCGTAAGCATGGCTGACCACTTGAAGAAATGTAGCTATAATGCTgtagagagaagagaggaggcTGTTCCGCTGCCATGTATGTGTGTAACACGAGAACTCACGAAAGAAGGACGTTCACTGCGCTCTGTTTTGAAACCAGTACTTTAA